In the Silene latifolia isolate original U9 population chromosome 1, ASM4854445v1, whole genome shotgun sequence genome, aagttgcttttctggggcatgtgatctctaaggagggagtagctgtggatccggcaaagattgaggcagtgacaaagtgggaagcaccaaagaatgttgctgcgattaggagtttcttgggtttagctggatactacagacggttcgtgaaagatttctccaagatagctagacctatgacagctttgatgaggaaagagaacaggtttcgttgggatgagagttgtgagaaggcgttccaaacattaaaggagcgtttgaccacagctcctatcttagcattgcctgaagggattgagaactttgaggtttatacagatgcctcaaagaatgggttgggatgtgtgttgatgcagaacggtaaagtgattgcctatgcttctagacaattgaagccgtatgaggagaactaccctacacatgatctagagttgggtgcagtggtgtttggtctcaagatttggagacattacctttatggggcgacctttaaggtattttcagatcacaagagtctcaagtacatcttcactcaaaaggagttgaatatgagacataggaggtggatggagttgattggcgattatgacatggatattatctaccatgaagggaaagccaatgttgttgcagatgctttgagtaggaagagtgtacattctttgtgtacaactctatctttgatgcggttgagagatgaggtggggaagttcgggatacatatgattcaGAGAGGAGATGCCGTGgcagatttgacagtgcagcctgatctttatgatgatattcgaggtaaacaggctttagatcctaagatagttgagtggagagctggagtagagaaagggacagtgtcccgattttctattcatacagatggtagtttgaggttcgatggtaggtggtgtgtccctaatgatgtggagctgaaaaagacaatcatgacagaggcacattgtacaccgtattcagtacatccaggtggtgacaaactatacaaggatttgaagaacacgttttagtggcctaggatgaagaaagaaacagctgagtttgtggcccgttgtttgacatgccagagagttaaaggggaacaacgacgaccacaaggtaagattcagtctttagaggtacctgagtggaagtgggattccatttctatggattttatcgtgggtttaccaaagagtcaacagggtaataacatgatatgggtgatagtggatcgactgaccaagtcagctcactttgttccaatgaaatatacatggactaaagcacaattggctatggcttatcgaaagaatgtgctaaagttttatggagtccctaaggacatagtgtctgacagagatgcgaggtttatatcacggttttggaaggagttgcaggaatctttgggaacaactttgaagatgagtacaaacatCCTGCGACAGCAGTCGGGccgaccgagagaacaatcaaaactcttgaggatatgttacgagcttgtgtgatgggctttggtggtagctgggaacagagattggatttgatagagttttcttacaacaacagctatcacactagtattggcatggcaccgtttgaggctttgtacgggaggaggtgcaggagtccgatttgttgggacgatctTGTCTTGAGGCAAAGGTTCTAGGACCgatatggtacatgagatggttgaacagattaagatgatcgggaacggatgagagcaaactcggataggcaaaagagttatgcagatctacatcgtcgggatatagagttacaggttggggataaggttcttctgaaagtgtctcctatgcgtggggttatgagatttgggaagaaaggcaagttgagtcagaagttcatcggtccttatgagatcttagagcgagttggggaggttgcttatcgtctggctttacctgctgcaTTAGAGAGaatgcataatgtgtttcatgtatcgcagctgcggaagtatgtgagtgacccgtcacatgtgttagaggcagagagcatagagctagatgagtctttatcatatcttgaggcaCCTAAGCAGATCCTTGACCGGAAGGGTAGGAAGACTAGgaatggtgagacagttttgcttaagatcctttggtctaatcacgagacagaggaagctacatgggaggcagaggataacATGAGAGAACGCTACCCTTtctttttttatcaggtatgtttggttacgaggacgtaaccttgtttcttttaggggggtaggagatgatcgcaaagagtttttatgagtttttatacttttttttatgttgtgtcggtatagttgttgtcgttgagtcgggttgagtttgactTAGTAACAAGTTTTTATGTTgagttggttttgattgttgagtcgggagtgttgtagtgtgagtctttgtttggtgttggtttgaacttcggggacgaagttctttttaaggagggaagactgtaatactccgtatttatgagtcttggggtactctatcgagtaggccttactctgccgagtaagggtgagttgcgcttataattagtttctgacctgttgggtactcgatcgagtaactaagatactcgatcgagtagggggtactcgatcgagtacaggctactcgatcgagtaaaatttagGTTTACGGGGttattttctcgggttttgttaattatgcgattaaggtatataatcttttcgtcattcattctaatcacttttcccaaaacctaatcactgtgagaagagaaaagcaaactacgttcatcaccttaatcgcattgttaacaaatcctggagcttggaaggtcggatttcacctttctttacatcgttgtaatccttgcgtcgagggtaagacctttataccgtttttattatatttcgtcaaagttacttaaaccctaattttgggaattggggattttgttgtgtcatgtgcatagtagtaattatgtgcttgtataattaggaggaggattcgtagaggaagctttttgacttcagctgtgagatcgtctgactattgtgctttccaggtagggcttccctactcagtattatttacatgatgtgtggtgttgtgctgtaattagtgtaattggttgattcagacgattgtgattgtgattgtgattgtttgtctgtggttctcgagatgcgttctcggctgagtggagtcacttgcgggagtggcttcacgccctagtttcgcccttcgtggaacccgccacggaaggggatgtgcacattaatgggacagggttatcgctcggtatgatgagcggggatttggtgggtacggctgcggtcccccactggcagggctggtccagtggacagtcggagacggagatggagtggagtgcttgattGTGTATGATTGGTTGAGTTGTGTTGGTTGCTATATTGTTGATTATATCACTTGTGTatatagtactgaccccggttaatgtttttaaaacctgcggtgatccattcggggatggtgagcagatattgagcacgTATGACATGAGTACTGgaatagctgggattgccacgatctgatgatagaagtcttccgctgtagcttagtagttttcatagacatttcagttagatcagtagacagccttttttgagaacatgtattagtatttggtttggtttttggattgtaacctttcactaaagcattgctatttaaatgttgtttcttcattgtttatttgattatcattgactcgggtaaccgagatggtaacgtccttatacctgggttgtcctggtaaggcacttggagtatgggggtgttacatctttAGCCCAAGTACGGGGTTGGCAAATGCCCGAATAAGCCTTAGAAGGCTTCGGATCAAAGGTAACAATGGTTTAGGTAAGTACCTTGGTCTACCCACGGATATGCAGGGGTCCAAGAGGGAATTGTTTAAGGGCCTTATTGATCTTGTTATGAAACGTATCTCATCATGGAATGGAATTTTTCTTTCACCTGCTGGAAGGCTGACCCTAATTTCTTCTGTTCTATCAAACCTCTCCGATTACTTCCTATCGGTCTTTAAAATTCCGGTAAGTGTGTCTAGGAAGATTAATGCTCTCCTGGCACAATTTTGGTGAGCGGGATGTAAAGAAGGGAAATCTTTACACTGGTGTAGCAAAAATTTCTTAAGTCTCCCAAAGACGGATGGCGGGCTTGGCATCCGTAATATTGAATGTCTGAATCAAGCTATGCTCGTGAAACATGCTTGGAGAATTGTGACTGGAAATGATTCTTTGCTTTGTCGTGTTTTCCGAAGGAAATTGCTCAATATGGCTGATGGCACTCTAAAGAGGGGAGCCGGGAATGGTAATAACTTATCCTGGGGAACTAGGACTATTCTGTATGGATTGGATTTTGTTGATCTACATATTGCCTGGAAACCAGGTATTGGTTCTACTATGAACGTTTGGACAAAGAAATGGGTTGATGGCGAGTATCCGGAACCCCGGACTGAGCTGATTTCTTTAGACTATGTTGATTTACGTAATATTGCGATCAAAGATCTCCAAAGTCGGGGTAGTAATGGAGAGGACCAGTGCTGGAATGAAGAGATGATTAGACAACTCTTCTCTGAAGAGTGTGTGAATAAAATTTTGGCTATGCCCATTTGTAGCTCAAGGACTAATGATGAAGTTGTATGGACACACACAAGTAAGAGTGAGTATAGTGTCAAAAGTGGGTATGGTATCTTACATAGAGATTATATGGAGCGAAGAGGAAGTCTTAAAGACAAGACCCGGTTGGATAAGAAGGGTCTTACTTTTTGTAAGACGAGATTGTGGCGATTACCGGGTCCGACAGTCTGGAAAATTCTTGTGTGGCGAATCCTTACGGACACTCTCTCGGTCGGTGTAAACTTTGCCAAAAGGAATATGGATCTCGGTCATGGCTGCAAGCTGTGTAATCATGCTGGAGATGTCGTTGAAACGATGGAACACCTGTTTCGTGATTGTGAGGTGGCTAGTAGAATCTGGACGTGTTCTGATCTTGGAATACGTACGCTGGGAAGCGCTTCTATTCGACTAGCAAATTGGGTCGTTAATTGGATTTGCTATATCGATAAATTGAGCGATGCGGGTCCTCGTTTGGTGCGGTTCCTTGCTACATTGTGGTGCTTGTGGTGTACCAGAAATAGGATTTTGTTTAAGGGGGGGCCTTTCTACCCCATTATGTTCTTTAACTCATGGAATTTACAGGTGCGGACGGCTGACCAAGCTATGGATTGGGTGACTAAGGCAAAGGATGATTCTGGTATAAACGAGAATGACGTGGGTGAAAATGGCATTGCGTGGATCCGAGATAGTAACCCAATCCATGTTGTGGGGACGCCATCCTCTTGTGAACACATTAGAATTATGGTTGATGCGAGCTGGAAATCTGTTCTTCAGGCAGGTATTGGATGGGTCGCGTTTACGGATACCGGGAGTAGATTCTTTGAGGCTAGTAAGGTTATTGTGGCAGAGTCTGCTACTCAGGCTAAGGCTTTGAGTGTCAAAGAGGTTCTTTTGTGGGCAAAGAGCTCCGGATACTGGCATTTGGAAGTTTCTTCAGATTGTCTTCCGATTATTGGTCATCTTGCAGGGATTGAACAAGCTCACCACTTGGCTTCCGGAACCTTTGATGATATTCGCTCTCTTTGCTCTTTTTTCCATTGT is a window encoding:
- the LOC141635852 gene encoding uncharacterized protein LOC141635852, producing the protein MNWLISRIRARDSHGVIIVVVINGCMRELIVLSVRNNGYSCFQILVFGITANSNFGPCPGPIELDLNLTRNTCKKPYKIDAWALEHEECINGIKKIWMCRIVGSPAFQLTRKLARVRTHVKCWALDRRQEWKQQWDTFDFELEKGMELAIEEGNETHYEKTNEKVKEFSKAAAVFWRQRAKLKWMVDGDTCTKYFFNWVKGRAGRNLILGIKAEDGTWIHEPDRVSQMFQDTFIELFSARSNATIEEDLRGIQDCLQDMTRKVTYDDEDGLNRPFTAKEDVTKVVLFVLNSGVVLTELNRTFITLVPKSDNPERNAFIPGRLISDNILLANEAIHRINSHKKGKNGRFAFKADMSKAYDRVKWGFLMAVLIKVGFPDKLVTLIMNCVTSVSYQGSKRELFKGLIDLVMKRISSWNGIFLSPAGRLTLISSVLSNLSDYFLSVFKIPTDGGLGIRNIECLNQAMLVKHAWRIVTGNDSLLCRVFRRKLLNMADGTLKRGAGNGNNLSWGTRTILYGLDFVDLHIAWKPGIGSTMNVWTKKWVDGEYPEPRTELISLDYVDLRNIAIKDLQSRGSNGEDQCWNEEMIRQLFSEECVNKILAMPICSSRTNDEVVWTHTSKSEYSVKSGYGILHRDYMERRGSLKDKTRLDKKGLTFCKTRLWRLPGPTVWKILVWRILTDTLSVGVNFAKRNMDLGHGCKLCNHAGDVVETMEHLFRDCEVASRIWTCSDLGIRTLGSASIRLANWVVNWICYIDKLSDAGPRLVRTADQAMDWVTKAKDDSGINENDVGENGIAWIRDSNPIHVVGTPSSCEHIRIMVDASWKSVLQAGIGWVAFTDTGSRFFEASKVIVAESATQAKALSVKEVLLWAKSSGYWHLEVSSDCLPIIGHLAGIEQAHHLASGTFDDIRSLCSFFHCLSFSFIPRCFNLLAHGLDYKAMII